GTCGGCGGCGGCACGCGGTCTGCGGCTGAGCCACGCCACGGTCGGGCGCCGGCTGGCTGCGTTGGAAGCGACGCTCGGCCGCAGCCTGATGGAGCGCCGCCCCGACGGCTATGTCCTGACGACGGAGGGTGAGAGCGTCCGTGCCCTGGCCGAGGCGATGGACGAGCGGGCGCAGGCGATCCGCCGCCGCGAGGGCGACGACGGCGGCCTCAGCGGCACCGTCCGGCTGACGATGACCCAGGCGCTGGCCGACGTCTTCCTGATCCCCCGCCTGGGGCCGCTGCGTGCGGCAAACCCGGCACTGAACCTGGAGATCATCGTCGACAACCGCACCCTCAGCCTCGCCCGGCGGGAGGCCGATCTGGCGATCCGGCTGGCCCGGCCGCAGCGCGGCGATCTGGTCGGGCGGCGGCTGGCGACGCTGGGCTATGGGCTCTACGCCGCACCGGACGCGCCCGACACGCTGATCGCCTATGACGAGTCGATGGCCGAGCTGCCGGAGGCACTGTGGCTGGACCGCCATGGCGGTGGCCGGCGCGTCGCCTTCCGCTGCAACAGCGTGCAGGGGCAGCTTGCGGCGGCAGTCGCCGGCTTCGGCACCGCCTTCCTGCCCTGCATGCTGGCGGAAGGCGTGCCGGGGCTGGAGCGCCGCCCGCTGTCCGGCCCGCCGCTTGCTCGGGAGGCGTGGCTGCTGGTCCACCGCGACCGCCGCGAGGTGCCGCGGGTGCGGGCGGTGATCGAGCATCTGGTGGCGGTGTTCACCGCGGAGAAAGAGCGGCTGGCGGGGCGCACCGGCTGTCAGCCGCAGCCGCCGGGAGCCCCATGACCCCCATCGGTGCACAGACGGGCGTTACTCCACGACGGACAACATCTCCACGACGGCGTTCCGCAGATCGGTGGCCGCGACCGGCTTGTGGAGCAGCGCATGCCCGCCGGCCCGCACCTCGACCAGGCGTTCAGGCGCGGTATCGCCGGTGATGACCGTTGCGGGCACCGGCACATCCAGGCGTTCGCACACCGCCTTGATCGCATTCAGGCCGGTTTCGCCGCTCCGCAGCCGGTAATCGGCGAGGATGGCGTCCGGCCATTTGCCGCTCTCGACAAGCAGGACGGCATCCTGGATGGAACCGGCGGTCAGCACCCGATAGCCCCAGCTCTCCAGCATCGCCTGCAGTCCCTTCCGCACCAGAGGCTCGTCATCGATCACCAGGATCAGGCTGGGATGCCCATTCACTGGATGCCCATTCACAGGGTGCACATTGTTCGGCTTGCCGGAGCCGGACGAAGGCAGGGCCACCACCGGCACCTCGACGCGGAACATCGAGCCGCCCCCCGGCAACGAGCGGAGTTCGATCCGGTGACCGAGCAGCCGGGCGAGGCGTCGTACCACCGCCAATCCCAGCCCCAGGCCCTTGTTGCGGTCGCGCTCCGGATTGCCGACCTGGAAGAACTCCTCGAAGATCTCCTCATGCTTGTCGGGTTGGATGCCGATGCCGGTATCGATCACGTCGATATGCAGGTTGCCGCCCTGCCGCCGGCATCCGATCAGCACACCGCCACGTTCCGTATAGCGCAATGCGTTCTCGATGAGGTTGCGCAGGATGCGCTCCAGCAATGCCGGGTCGCTGCGGATGGTCGCGCCGCTGGGGACAACCCGCAGGCGCAGCCCCTTGGCCGCGGCCTGGGGCTGGTATTCGGCGCCAAGCCGCTCCAGGAGCGGCCCGGCCGGCATATCCACCGGCGTCGGCACGATCAATCTGGCATCGAGCCTGGACACGTCGAGCAGGCTGTCGAGCAGCATCCGCAAGCCTCCCATTGCTTCGCCCAGCGGCTTCAGCAGGCGGGAGGCCGGATGTCCGTCGAGCCGCTCCGCCAACGCGCTCTGGAACAGCATCATGGCCTGGACCGGCTGGCGCAGATCATGGCTGGCGGCGGCGAGGAACTTCGACTTGGCGACATTGGCGCGGTCCGCTTCGGCCTTCGACGCGCGCAGGGCATCCTCGGCAGACTTGCGTTCGGTGATGTCGCGGATGATTCCGCTGAAATAGCGCCGCTTGCCGGAGGTCCATTCGGCGATGGCCAGTTCGATCGGGAATGTCGTGCCGTCCTTGCGCCGCCCCATCAGGTCGCGGCCGGCCCCATGGCCCCGCCACTCGGCCGTCGACAGGCAGGCAACGACGTCGACATCGCCCGCGGAGTGGCACGGTTCCGGCATCAGAATTCTGACGGTCCGCCCGATCGCTTCCTCCGCCTGATAGCCGAAGATGCCCTCCGCCGCCGGGTTGAACGACTGGATGATGCCGGCGTCGTCGACGACCACCATGGCGTCCGCCGCGGTCTGGACCATCGCGCGGTGTCGGGCCTCGCTCTCGGCCAAATCCGCTTCGCGCTGCTGGATCAGGCCCGCCGCATTCCGGATCGCTTTGACGACCGCGTCGATCTCCAGAACGCCTCCGGCGTCGGCAGGCGGCAGACGCCCTGCCGCCAATGCTTCCGCAGCCTCGGCCAGTTGCGCCACCGGGCGCATCAGGCGGCGCCCCAATCCAATGGCGGCGGCGATGCCGATCAGGAATAGGACGAGCCCGCCACCGACGAACAGCAGCAGCGTCTCACGCGCAGGCGCCGCCAACAGCGATTCGGGAACGCTGGTGGCGACCACCCAGCCGGCCGTCGCGGAGCGGCTGTAGGCCTGAAAGGTGGACATCCCTTCCAGATTGATCGCGCGATGAATCCCCTCCGGCGCGTCGCGCATCCCGGCCCACATATCCGCCGGCAGCGACTGACCGACGAATCGTTCGGCCTGATGCGAGCGGGCGATGACGGTTCCGTCCTCGTCGACCACCCCAGCCCGCCAGCCGCCGGGAAGGCGCTCGGGAGCGACGATCGTCTGGAGCCGCTCCTGGGTGATGGTCAGGCTCAACAGAAGGCGGACATCCCCTTCACGGATCACCGGCACCACGACGATCAGCAGCGGTGCACGCGTCACACCGCCCATGATCAGGCCGGACACCTGCGGCTTCCGCGTCGCGATCGCCCGCTGGTCGGCGACCAGGCCGGAGTTCGCGGGCAGGGGCGTTCCCCAGGGCACGCGGCTGTTGACGATCTGCTGGTTTGCCAGGTCGCGCAGGACCACGTTGGTGCCGAGGCGGTCCCTCACTGCGGCGGCGCTCCGGTGGAAGGTGGCAAAATCGCCCACCGCCAAACTTTCGGAGGTGGCAAGGACCTCGGCTGCGGCGACGAGCCGTGCCACCTCCCGGTCAATGTCCTCGGCCAGCAGGCGCGCCCTGTCACGGACCAGCCGCTCGGTTTCCCTGACTTGGGCCGTCACGTTCCGAACGAGCAGGAACCCCGAAAAAAGGACGAGGGGCACAGCCACGGCCGTAACCAGCAGGATGAGCCAGGTCCTCAGCCGCCGTGATCGCGGCTGCTGAGGATGGAGCCTACTTGATGGCGGCTGCATCATCCGATCCAGGTCGGCGATCGGACATCGGCGGGGCAAGCGCTTTGCTTGGCGCCACCCCCCAAATCCTTGAGCTTGCGAACTTCAGGTTTGGCAACCGAAAGCAGCAAGACACTGATCCGAGGGTTGCAAAATGACATTCTCGCAGATCTTCCTTCCACATCCGCCTGCAGATGCCGTCACCCCTGGCAAATCATACTCAATCCAAGCCCCCAATTTTCCGGAAAAGCAAAAGCTAATTCTCGGCTATTTTCAGCAAGGACGCCAAGAGGACGCACCTCAAAACCAAAGCGTTTTCAGAAGGATTTCATATATCAGTCCCTGCTCAGGGGGAACAATTTTGCTGCAAATCCTGCAATAGCTTTTTTCAGTATTTCTAGGTCGTAGTTACTATGTCTTTAGTAACGCGCCGCCATGAAATACAGCCCGTCCGGCGGGCAGGTCGGCCCGGCCTTGGCGCGGTCGCGGGCTTCCAGCGCGCGACGCACGTCGGCGGGGGTCCATTTGCCGGCACCGACCAGCTCCAGCGTGCCGACCATGTTGCGGACCTGATGGTGCAGGAAGGAGCGCGCGGCGGCATGGACGCGGATTTCCTCGCCCTGGCGCTCCACATCCAGGCGGTCGAGCGTCTTCACCGGCGACTTCGCCTGACACAGCGCGGCGCGGAAGCTGGTGAAGTCATGCTGGCCGACCAGCACTTGCGCCGCCGCGTGCATCGCCTCCGCATCCAGCGGGCGGGTGACGTGCCACGCCCGGCCGGCGTCGAGCGCCAGCGGCGCCCGGCGGTTGACGATGCGATAGACATAGGCGCGGCCGGTCGAGGTCAGCCGGGCGTGGAAGTCCTCAGCAACCGCCTCCACCTCCAGCACCGCGATGGGGGCCGGTTTCAGGTGGAAGTTCAGGGCGTCGCGCAGCTTCAGGCCGGTGAAGGGCTTCTCCAGGTCGAAATGGCAGACCTGCCCCAGCGCATGCACGCCGGCGTCGGTGCGGCCGGAGCCATGGACGCGCACCACCTCGCCCGACAGGCGCTGCACCGCCTCCTCCAGGCTCTGCTGGACGGAGGGGCCGTTGTCCTGGCGTTGCCAGCCGACGAAGGGGCGGCCGTCATACTCGACAGTCAGTTTCCAGCGCTGCACGGCGGTCAGTCCGCAACAGCTTCGGCGGAAACCGGCTGCCCGACCGCCAGCGCGAAGCCGCGCAGGAAGGCTGCGCCATCCACCGGCGCCTTGCCCGGCCGCTGCACCTTGACCAGCCGCACTGCCCCGTCGGCGCAGGCGACCGTCAGCCGCTCGTCCAGCAAGGTGCCGGGCATGCCGGTGCCGGTCGCGGGTTCTGCCGCCAGCACCTTGATGCGCTCGCCATTCGCGGCATCGAACCAGCAGCCCGGCCACGGCGTCAGCGCCCGAACCTGCCGCTCGACATAAGCGGCGGACTGGGTCCAGTCGAGCCGGCCATCCTCGCGCGTCAACTTGGCGGCGTAGGTGACGCCCTCTTCCGGCTGCGGCACGGCGGCCAGCGTGCCGGCGGCGAGCCCCTCCAGCGCCGGGACGATCATGCGGGCGCCGAGCGCCGCCAGTTCGTCATGCAGGCTGCTGGCGGTGGTAACGGGGGTGATCGCCACCGCCTCTTTCGACAACATGGCCCCGGTGTCGAGCCCGATGTCCATCTGCATGATGGTGATCCCGGTCTCGGCATCGCCGGCCAGGATGGAGCGCTGGATCGGCGCCGCCCCGCGCCAGCGCGGCAGCAGCGAGCCATGCACGTTGACGCAACCCAGCCGCGGCGCGTCCAGGATCGGCTGCGGCAGGATCAGGCCATAGGCGGCGACCACCGCCGCATCGGCCTCAAGGGCCGCGAACTCCGCCTGGGCTTCGGCAATGCGCAGGCTCTTGGGCGTGCGGACGGGGATGCCGTGCTCCTCGGCGAAGCGGTGGACGGGTGACTTCTGCACCTGCTGGCCACGGCCGGCCGGGCGCGGCGGCTGGCTGTAGGCGCAGACGACCTGATGCCCCGCCTCGATCAGCGCGGCAAGGCTGGGCACGGCGAAATCCGGCGTGCCCATGAAGACGAGACGGAGCGGGGTCATCGGATCAAATCGCAGTTCTGTTTTTGGGCCGGTCAGGCCGTCGCCTTCTGCATCTTCTGGACCTTCTTCAGCAGAATGTTCCGCTTCAGCATCGACAGGTAATCGACGAACAGAACGCCGTTCAGATGGTCGATCTCATGCTGGATGCAGGTGGCGAGCATGCCGTCGGCCTCGATCTCCTGCTGCTGGTTCTTTTCGTCCAGATAGCGGACGCGGATGCGCTGGGGACGGGTGACCTCGGCATACTGCTCCGGCACCGACAGGCAGCCTTCCTCGCACACCGACTTCTCGTCGGACGACCAGACGATTTCCGGGTTGGTGAGGCGCATCGGGTTCGCCGGTTCGCCCTTCTCGTGGACGTCGACGACGATGACGCGGTCGAGCACGCCGACCTGCGGAGCGGCCAGACCGATGCCGTTGGCGTCGTACATGGTCTCAACCATGTCGTCCATCAGCTTGACGACGCGCGCATCCACTTCGGCGACGGGTTGCGCCTTGCGCTTCAGGATCGGATGCGGGGCGACGAGGATCGGAAGACGGGCCATGGGTGCTCGATGCTGGTAGGGGGAGTTCAAACGGACAAAGTAGGCGGACCGAGTGTTTTGGTCAAGGAACCGGACCTGTACGAACGGTGCGGAACCACCCGCCGAGCAGGGTTGCGCCGGACGCCGGTTGGGCGTAGTCGATGCCGATCATGCCTGACGCGACCACCGCCCCCACCCCCTCCCCGCGCTGGACCCAGGACGCCGCCCTGGCGCTGGTGTTCCTGACCCGCCTGCCCTTCCCGCCCCTGGGTCCGCTCAACGGCCCGCTGGCCGAAGGCGCGCCGGCGCGGGCGATGGGGTGGTTTCCGCTGGTCGGCGCGCTGGTCGGGCTGGCCGGCGGAGCGGTGTTCGCCGCTGCCGCTGCGCTGCACCTGCCGCCGCTTGCCGGGGCGCTGCTGGCGCTGGCGGCGACGGTGCGGCTGACCGGCGGGCTGCACGAGGATGGTGCGGCCGACGTCGCCGACGGCTTCGGCGGCGGGCGCGACGTGGCGCGAAAGCTGGAGATCATGCGCGACAGCCGGGTCGGCAGCTATGGTGTGCTGGCGCTCATCTTCTCCATCGGCATCCGTGCGGCGGCGCTGGCCGCCCTGCCGGTGCCGGCGGCGGTAGCAGGGCTGGCGGCGGCGGGCGCCCTGTCGCGCTGCGGGCTGGCGGCGATGGCGCGCGTCCTGTCGCCGGCGCGGCGCGACGGGCTGGCGGCGGCACAGGGCCGGCCGGCGATGGCGACGGTGCTGCTGGCGCTCGCGTCCGGTATCGCGATTGCGGCGGCTGCCCTCGGCGGGCTGGCCTTGCCGGCATTGGCGGCCTCGCTTCTGGTGGTGATCGCCGTGGCGATGCTGGGCCGGCGGCAGATCGGCGGGCACACCGGCGACGTCTTCGGCGCCGCGCAGCAGGTGGCGGAGGCCGCGGTGCTGCTGACCCTCTCCGCCTTCTTGGGAGCCGTTGCATGAGCGCGGTGAGCCTCACCCCCCTGACCGTCACCCGCTGGTGGCTGATCCGCCATGCGCCGGTCCACAACCCGCACAATGTGATCTGTGGGGCGAGCGACCGCGAGGCCGACACCGGCAACCGTGCCGCCGCGGCGTCCCTCGCGGCCAGCCTCCCCGCCGACGCCCTGTGGCTGACCAGCCCGCTGCGCCGCAGCCGCCAGACCGCCCAGGCGCTGTGGAGCCGCAACCCACGCCTCGCCGACACCGCCGTCGTCGAGCCGGCGCTGGCCGAGCAGGATTTCGGCGAGTGGGAGGGCATCAGCCACGACACTGCGGCCCTTCGCGACGCCGAGGCGGCGGCCCGCTTCTGGCGCAACCCGGCCCGCCACGCCCCACCCGGCGGCGAGAGCTTCGCCACGGTGATGGAGCGCACGGCGGCGGCGTTGCGGCGGCTGACCGATCACCATGCCGGACGCGATGTGGTTGCGGTGATTCACGCCGGCAGCATCCGGGGCGCGCTGGCACTGGCACTGGATCTCACTCCGGAGGCGGCATTGCGGCTGCGGATCGACCCCTGGTCGCTGACCCGGATCGACCACTACCACGCCGGGACAGGATCCTGGTCTGTCGGGGGAGTGAATCAGCAGGTCGGAACTTTCTGACCGCGGCGGGCGTTCCCCAGTCTCCGTTGGGCTACCGAACGAGAGGCAGACCATGGTCCATAGCACCACCGCCGGCCACAATCCGGACCAGGGCGAAGTGAAGAAGCTCTGGGAAATGATGAAGAGCGTCCAGGTCGCGATGATGACGACGCTGGACGACAACGGCCGGATGAACTCCCGTCCGATGGCGACGCTGTCCCATGCGGGGTTCGAAGACGGAACCTTATGGTTCTTCACCCGCGCCCATTCCGAAAAGGTGGATGAGATCGACCGCCACTGGCGCGTCAATCTCGCCTACGCCAACCCCGACAAGCAGGATTACGTGTCCGTCTCCGGCGTCGCCGAAGTGGTGCGCGACCGCGACAAGATCCGATTCCTGTGGCGCGACATCATGAGCACCTGGTTCCCCAAGGGTCCGGACGACCCCGAGGTGGCGCTGCTGAAGGTGTCGGTCGATCAGGCCGAATACTGGGACAGCCCGTCGAGCACCATGGTCTACGCCTATGGCTATGTGAAGGCGAAGCTGACCGGCCAGTCGCCCAATCCCGGCGACAACGCGAAGATCGCGTTTCAATAAGGCGCGTGCGATGGGCGCTCCGGCGCCCATCAACCCTCAAATCTTATGATTTTCCAGAGGCTCTTCTCGGCCGTCATCCCCGCGAAGGCGGGGATCGAGGCGGCTCCGCGTCCAGGCTTCGGCATCGGCAGGATTCCCGCCTTCGCGGGAATGAACGTCGAGAAGCGGTCACGATGAATCCGATGCAAAGCGCTTCAAACTTCAGGCGCCTCTCAGCAGCAATCGCAAATTCTCAGAACTTCACGAACCGGTTGAACCACCGCCCCAACGGCCCCGTCAGCCTCAGCCCGCCGATGGTGGTGGCGAGGCACAGGCAGCCTTCCGGGTCCGACACCGGCCGGTGGACCAGCGACGGGTCGCCGATGGCGAGATCGCCGGGCAGAAACGCGCCGAACTCGTCGGAGAAGCCACCCTCCAGCACCACGGTCAGCTCGATCCCGCCATGGGTGTGCTGCGGCACGCCGACCCCGCCCTTCATGCGGATCAGCCGTGTCGTCCCGTTCGGACCCGACAGCAAATCCATGCAGCGCATGCCCGGCTGAAGGAAACGCCAGCCACCCTCCCCGATCCGCCCGTCGTGGTCGAGCCGCCCGCGCAGATAGCTGCGCAACGGCTCCGGATAACGCGACTTCTCAGGCGACGGCTTTACCGCCGGGCGGCAGGGCGCCGGCCGCTCGTGGTCCAGGCGGGCCATCAGCGCTTCCAGACAGCCGTCGGACAGCGGTTCCGGCTCCAGATCGTCCAGCAGGGCACCGCCGATCGCCTCCATCTCCGCCACCGCGTGGCGGCAAGCCGGGCAGAAGGCCATGTGGGTGGCGACGGCCAGCGAGGCGCCTTCACAAAGGGCGCCGCCGGCATAGTCGATCAGCAGAGTGTCGCCGGGGTGGTGGCTCGGCCGGTTCATCGGAAATGCCTCATCCGACATCCTTCAGCGACCGGCGCAGGCGTTCCATCGCCAGACGCAGGCGCGATTTGACGGTGCCGAGCGGGATGCCGTTCTCCGCGGAAATGACGCTGTGCGGCTTGTCCTCGAAATAAGCCATGCGCAGAAGCTCGGCCTGTTCCGGCGGCAGGTCCTTCAGCGCGGCGCGCAGGCGCCCGCTGCTTTCCTTCGCCTCGATCCGGCGGTCGGCGGCCTCGTCGGGTTCGGGCACCAGGGCGGGATCGTCGGGGTCGATCTCCGGCCGCTGTTCGCGGCGCAACACATCGATTCGCTTGTTGCGGGCGATGGTGAACACCCAGGTGCCGGCCGAGGCGTGACTCGGATCATAGGTTTCGGCACGACGCCAGACCAACAGCATGACCTCCTGAACAAGCTCTTCCGCCGCACCGGAATCGCATCCCAACCGGCGCAGATACGTCTTCAGCCGCGGCGCGAAGTGGCCGAACAGCACCCCGAACGCCTGTTTGTCCCGCTCGCGCCCGACGGCGACGAGCAGGGTTTCCA
The Azospirillum sp. TSA2s DNA segment above includes these coding regions:
- the def gene encoding peptide deformylase is translated as MARLPILVAPHPILKRKAQPVAEVDARVVKLMDDMVETMYDANGIGLAAPQVGVLDRVIVVDVHEKGEPANPMRLTNPEIVWSSDEKSVCEEGCLSVPEQYAEVTRPQRIRVRYLDEKNQQQEIEADGMLATCIQHEIDHLNGVLFVDYLSMLKRNILLKKVQKMQKATA
- a CDS encoding ChrR family anti-sigma-E factor is translated as MNRPSHHPGDTLLIDYAGGALCEGASLAVATHMAFCPACRHAVAEMEAIGGALLDDLEPEPLSDGCLEALMARLDHERPAPCRPAVKPSPEKSRYPEPLRSYLRGRLDHDGRIGEGGWRFLQPGMRCMDLLSGPNGTTRLIRMKGGVGVPQHTHGGIELTVVLEGGFSDEFGAFLPGDLAIGDPSLVHRPVSDPEGCLCLATTIGGLRLTGPLGRWFNRFVKF
- the fmt gene encoding methionyl-tRNA formyltransferase; this encodes MTPLRLVFMGTPDFAVPSLAALIEAGHQVVCAYSQPPRPAGRGQQVQKSPVHRFAEEHGIPVRTPKSLRIAEAQAEFAALEADAAVVAAYGLILPQPILDAPRLGCVNVHGSLLPRWRGAAPIQRSILAGDAETGITIMQMDIGLDTGAMLSKEAVAITPVTTASSLHDELAALGARMIVPALEGLAAGTLAAVPQPEEGVTYAAKLTREDGRLDWTQSAAYVERQVRALTPWPGCWFDAANGERIKVLAAEPATGTGMPGTLLDERLTVACADGAVRLVKVQRPGKAPVDGAAFLRGFALAVGQPVSAEAVAD
- a CDS encoding sigma-70 family RNA polymerase sigma factor, which codes for MQDQHTPAADTAPSLETLLVAVGRERDKQAFGVLFGHFAPRLKTYLRRLGCDSGAAEELVQEVMLLVWRRAETYDPSHASAGTWVFTIARNKRIDVLRREQRPEIDPDDPALVPEPDEAADRRIEAKESSGRLRAALKDLPPEQAELLRMAYFEDKPHSVISAENGIPLGTVKSRLRLAMERLRRSLKDVG
- a CDS encoding histidine phosphatase family protein, with the protein product MSAVSLTPLTVTRWWLIRHAPVHNPHNVICGASDREADTGNRAAAASLAASLPADALWLTSPLRRSRQTAQALWSRNPRLADTAVVEPALAEQDFGEWEGISHDTAALRDAEAAARFWRNPARHAPPGGESFATVMERTAAALRRLTDHHAGRDVVAVIHAGSIRGALALALDLTPEAALRLRIDPWSLTRIDHYHAGTGSWSVGGVNQQVGTF
- the cobS gene encoding adenosylcobinamide-GDP ribazoletransferase gives rise to the protein MPDATTAPTPSPRWTQDAALALVFLTRLPFPPLGPLNGPLAEGAPARAMGWFPLVGALVGLAGGAVFAAAAALHLPPLAGALLALAATVRLTGGLHEDGAADVADGFGGGRDVARKLEIMRDSRVGSYGVLALIFSIGIRAAALAALPVPAAVAGLAAAGALSRCGLAAMARVLSPARRDGLAAAQGRPAMATVLLALASGIAIAAAALGGLALPALAASLLVVIAVAMLGRRQIGGHTGDVFGAAQQVAEAAVLLTLSAFLGAVA
- a CDS encoding LysR family transcriptional regulator, giving the protein MTVQKFTGPLDWDDLRVFLELARAGSLSAAARGLRLSHATVGRRLAALEATLGRSLMERRPDGYVLTTEGESVRALAEAMDERAQAIRRREGDDGGLSGTVRLTMTQALADVFLIPRLGPLRAANPALNLEIIVDNRTLSLARREADLAIRLARPQRGDLVGRRLATLGYGLYAAPDAPDTLIAYDESMAELPEALWLDRHGGGRRVAFRCNSVQGQLAAAVAGFGTAFLPCMLAEGVPGLERRPLSGPPLAREAWLLVHRDRREVPRVRAVIEHLVAVFTAEKERLAGRTGCQPQPPGAP
- a CDS encoding pyridoxamine 5'-phosphate oxidase family protein, producing the protein MVHSTTAGHNPDQGEVKKLWEMMKSVQVAMMTTLDDNGRMNSRPMATLSHAGFEDGTLWFFTRAHSEKVDEIDRHWRVNLAYANPDKQDYVSVSGVAEVVRDRDKIRFLWRDIMSTWFPKGPDDPEVALLKVSVDQAEYWDSPSSTMVYAYGYVKAKLTGQSPNPGDNAKIAFQ
- the truA gene encoding tRNA pseudouridine(38-40) synthase TruA → MQRWKLTVEYDGRPFVGWQRQDNGPSVQQSLEEAVQRLSGEVVRVHGSGRTDAGVHALGQVCHFDLEKPFTGLKLRDALNFHLKPAPIAVLEVEAVAEDFHARLTSTGRAYVYRIVNRRAPLALDAGRAWHVTRPLDAEAMHAAAQVLVGQHDFTSFRAALCQAKSPVKTLDRLDVERQGEEIRVHAAARSFLHHQVRNMVGTLELVGAGKWTPADVRRALEARDRAKAGPTCPPDGLYFMAARY
- a CDS encoding PAS domain S-box protein, coding for MMQPPSSRLHPQQPRSRRLRTWLILLVTAVAVPLVLFSGFLLVRNVTAQVRETERLVRDRARLLAEDIDREVARLVAAAEVLATSESLAVGDFATFHRSAAAVRDRLGTNVVLRDLANQQIVNSRVPWGTPLPANSGLVADQRAIATRKPQVSGLIMGGVTRAPLLIVVVPVIREGDVRLLLSLTITQERLQTIVAPERLPGGWRAGVVDEDGTVIARSHQAERFVGQSLPADMWAGMRDAPEGIHRAINLEGMSTFQAYSRSATAGWVVATSVPESLLAAPARETLLLFVGGGLVLFLIGIAAAIGLGRRLMRPVAQLAEAAEALAAGRLPPADAGGVLEIDAVVKAIRNAAGLIQQREADLAESEARHRAMVQTAADAMVVVDDAGIIQSFNPAAEGIFGYQAEEAIGRTVRILMPEPCHSAGDVDVVACLSTAEWRGHGAGRDLMGRRKDGTTFPIELAIAEWTSGKRRYFSGIIRDITERKSAEDALRASKAEADRANVAKSKFLAAASHDLRQPVQAMMLFQSALAERLDGHPASRLLKPLGEAMGGLRMLLDSLLDVSRLDARLIVPTPVDMPAGPLLERLGAEYQPQAAAKGLRLRVVPSGATIRSDPALLERILRNLIENALRYTERGGVLIGCRRQGGNLHIDVIDTGIGIQPDKHEEIFEEFFQVGNPERDRNKGLGLGLAVVRRLARLLGHRIELRSLPGGGSMFRVEVPVVALPSSGSGKPNNVHPVNGHPVNGHPSLILVIDDEPLVRKGLQAMLESWGYRVLTAGSIQDAVLLVESGKWPDAILADYRLRSGETGLNAIKAVCERLDVPVPATVITGDTAPERLVEVRAGGHALLHKPVAATDLRNAVVEMLSVVE